Part of the Henckelia pumila isolate YLH828 chromosome 2, ASM3356847v2, whole genome shotgun sequence genome is shown below.
TCCACCAAAGAGTGTGTGTGCACACGCCAGATATTACCCAGCACTAGAGGCccctttttttttcaaagaatttcttctcttttccataCATTAATACGTTAATGCAAATGAATTTTTGGGCTGACTTGACAGCCCATATTAATAATCCATGCACCCATATTGATACAATAATATTGATACAATAATATTAATAGGTGTTAATAATCACCTATTAATGCACAAATGGGGGTGCTCTTAGTACATGAAGACCTAAAGACTGAAATTATTATATACAAACAAATTGTGTTACACCAAATGTATGTAttcccaaaaaaaattaaataatgagatttttttttgaaaaatagaataaaagttattaattttgaaatatgcaaaggtaagaaataaaataaaatataaagaaaCATACTATCATGACATGGTAATTTCAACTTTGATCTTTTCtgtggtttttttatttttatttgcttaatatatttaaaatttatcggaaatttttttgatatattCTAGTGTTTTTGCAATTTCTGTTTTCCAAACTCGCACAGTCGCACTACAAGATTTTCTTTCGGATTGTAAGTAATAGAAttagtaaaaaaattaattaatataaatctTTTCagtataattttatttgtgcTATGATAAATACCACATATttaaaaagaaataattttgtTGTACTCATATTTATtttgtatgatattatgatcataaaaaaatcattttcaaaatttataataaCTACAATATTTGTGGTATGAAgtcattaaaaaataaaaatgaaatattttttatttctaaaattgaaaataaaatataaatcaagttaaaattataattaaaaattagtttGATGATaacaattttaatatttattcctAGTTTACTTATATTTATGAATCTTAATAAATTATACTTAATAAGGCTTTAGCAAgtattttgaaaattgaaacaaacccaaatatcatattttgattACTGTACTAGCTGGAAAAATAGTTACTCCTCAACAATTGCTTACATTCAATTCAAGAAACATATATAATCTTCAGCTTCCATTTTTTCACAATATTATTGAAGAGTAATTTgcaaaaataatagttttattCCCCTTGAGATTCTGTAGAATTCGGATCAGCATAGTAAACCATGAACCTGTTCTCTTCAACAGCTCCATTAATAAGAATATATCTTGAGTAGCCGAGACGGTCTCACGAAGTTGACTTGACTCATATTTATAACGAAAACAGATCGTGTTTCCAGGACAGCAATCAGAAAATGGAGATGCCCAAGAATTCATTTCGAAGTTTCTGAGAAGTGTCAAACATACGTTGGAGATTTGGCGTTCGGATTTCAGGACAAAAACAAAGAACAGCCATTGCTAGAGCTTCGTTGATGAATCCTTGAAATCTGCTTGTAGACGACGCCATTACTTGTGCTGGGGCGCCCACTCTCTTCAAAATTCCTACATATGTACCCGCCTATACTTATACGCCCTTTTCAAGCCCACTGATCACTCAATGTTTTTAGCAACGTCCTTGGACTCCAGATACTGTTGTGGCCTGAAAAGTTTCCACATGCCAACAGGATGACGGCTTCGAACTTGATCTTCTTCAGAAAATCTACCGTAAACCTTTTCCAGTTCTGGATATGGCTTAACATACATATTATAGAATTTCAGCCTACTGAGCTTAACCAGATTTCTCAGACGCACCTCGTCTCCAAGCCCACCATTTGCCCTTAAATAATCAATAACCTTGAATCTAGGAACAATCTGCTTATCCAAATTCAACCCCAAATATTCAGGAACTTCGACCAAGCATTGTAGGTCAAACCTCATTTTCTGCAGCAAGAATTCGATTTTCTTCTCGATTTCCCCAATCTCATACAAAATCACCCTTGGTTCCTTCCATAGCACCCCAAATGCATCTCTGTATGTCAAACCATGCTCCCTTAAGCAACTTATCCTCAGCTTCACTTCATAACCAGCTCTAAATTCTCCTGACCGAAAAATACGCTCCTTAATTGCCATCCGACACTTCAAACTCCTGAGCAATTCCATACACCGCGTCAGCTCTCCATTTTCCAACTCAAGAACCACAGGATCTCTAAGAACCTCTCTCTTAACCTCACTTAAGCTAAAACCTAAATCATCAAACTCATCAAATAATGGCTTCAACCTATTTTCCACTCCGTACCCCAAAATCCCAGGAAACAAACAAATAATTCTGTCGATTTCTTTCTTCCGGACTCCAATCCCCATCAAGAACTCAATTTTTTCCATAATTTCATCCCTTTTCGATACCAATATCATAGGCTCTTCCTCCAAAATCGTAATAATAGTCCCCTCACTGATCCCCAAATCCTTTAAATATAGGATACACTCAAGAACATCATCTGGGCTAAGCCCCATTTTCTTTGCAActtgaaggacattcttaactGCCTTCGTTGTGATGTTACAAATTTGTAGTTGCAGAAAACCCTTCTGCCATTTTTTCAAGAATTCAAGTTCTAGAACTCTGGGACAACTACTAATTGTTGAAACAATAAAATCTTGGGAAGGCTTCATAGACAACaagattttaaatgatttttcgaCTTCTGAGGGGCTCGAGTCCAGTAAAAACTCATTCTTTCTGAGGAAATCAGGCAGCTGAGAAGGTGAAAAACCATACCTTTGGAAAAGGGATGCTAAATTCGAGTGATGGGAAGCTGCGGAAACCGAAAAAGATTGAAAATTTGTGTTTGGAAAAGGAGGGGCGGTGATTGAAATTGCTGATCTCTTGATATATTGATGCAAAGGTCTGATGATAATATCCCGGGTCGCCATTTTGAGGGGAAAGTTAATATAAACTAAGCTCAGAAGTTTAAATCCACcgaaaaatcataaattaaaaaaatacaacagAGAATTACCTCTCACAATTATCGAATTTTCGACGTTTGTGCAAAGCTTCTGTTCAAGATTCAATAGTTAGGGCAACATAGGAGAGAACTGAGAAGCAAGAACATGGCGGATGGTCTGTCCATGGATGAAGATGAAACAGGGAAGATGAAAGAATGAAATTGAAAGTGagcccaaaattaaaattaaggcaGCCCATATTTTCTTAATAAAATTGTTATATAGTTGCCTACGTGTCATATGCGACTTCGTAAGGTTTGGGGTGATATGGTAAAAAAATTTCCAGAATTGCGGGTTCCATcttcgtgtggagcatatttttTGCTGAAATATTATGGGTATGCTTTGGAGTTGATCATGTTGCTCCCTCCTTCAGATCTCTGCCGCTCGTGAACATCCCTAGATTTAAACCACATCATGAGTCAATGAGTCTCTGACTCATGTGAGATGGGGTCCTCTTTGTGGTAaccattttgaattgttatatagtttttttaagagaaaatcacaattttggtcttgtatgtttgtcactttgtgatttcggtgctttatgttttcatatttcagttttagtcctgcatgttttatttttagcaattttagtcatttttcttcgAAGATGTTTACGTGGCACTGTTCacatcagctccacatcagcactgcatcagtgccacatcagaaaaaaagactaaaattgctaaaaaaaaattaagatagcgaactaaaactgaaatctgaaaatatagaggaccgaAATCTCAAAATGACAAACACACCATaccaaaaaaaacaatttttcctttttttatttcaaaacatgaatcgtatcgatttatttaataaatcgaATTTTCGATTTATATCGGTTCCATTGGTTATTTCGATTAAActatattttgattattttcattttcgATGATTGAGACTATCTTAGTATTTTGGAATGAGAAGTAGACCCATCGTGTTATGGGAAATTCGATTCAAACCCCAAATGTATTTCGTGTTTTTCAATTCTAATAATTTAAAATCTATATTTTAGggttttaaaaagaaaaaaaattaaaattaaataatttaatttttttttataaaatattttgttaatgaaaattttcaaacaaaataaatttttctcgAATAATTTGCAACCGCACTTTTGAAATTTTCCATATATTGTTtcacttaatttattttagttatattacaAGTTCACAATTTATTAATTCAGTTAAAAATATTAGTCGAGTTATATttggaataaaaaaaaaacgataTGACTGTTATTTTAAATTCATTCTCGATATCATTTCTCCGATTCAAATGTATTGGTGGACTCAACTGCATGGTACGATGGGTACAAtctataatattaatatatactttTACATGAAAAATACATTGAAATCACCAAGTTTGTCCAATAAAAATCTTGtgcttatttatatatttacatgAAGAGTGATATATTGAGATGATTtcacgaatttttatttgttagacaagttaattttatttatatttataataaaaaataatattttttcatcgataacccaaataaaatatcattcttaTAAAATTGGTATGTGAGAAGTTTTTTTGTGTTACAAGAAGCATACTCAAAATGTAATCTTGAGATTTCAGGTTCAAGCCTTAATAAATGCCCATTTAGTTATAGAGGACCAAACCAAgtcaatgtttgattttgattttgatttttactAGAAAAAATGCACACGTTTTGCGTGTGTAAAATTGAagcttttatatttatatttttttaaaaaataaaacataaaggAGTGAAAGAGATTTAGTGGGTGGTCGATAGGAAGAGTAATTTTGAAATAAGTAAATTTGATGTTCTCAAGGTAGTTATTATAATGTGCTCATGTTTTATATAATCGTATAGATTATGAAAGTCAAtgtttggttttattttaaatgttttgggaaaacttttgaaaaatgatttcggagatattttttttctttgataaaaagagattattttaatttgtattttttagaaatgttttttttatttttataataaattcatgtaatattttgtataataaaaattattttcttttatttaaattgataATTATGCTGATAATCATTCCGAGTGAGATACTATAAAAAATGATACTTAAGtatgatataaattatataataataaaatatattcggAAGAGgaaaatttaacaaaataaattttccgaGTATAAAATTAAAATGAGTTCACGATGTTTATTTTTCTATTTAATGGATTTCAGCAAACAAAGAGCAAATCATATTCTCCAACATCAAGAAAACAAAGACAAAACACTTCCAAGGCGCAGAAAGGATgaaatttggcaaagatttaGCTTCCCAAATGGTCCAAGAATGGCAAAAAGCGTATATAGATTACAAACATCTTAAAAAACAGCTGAAAAACGTCTCAAAATCCCGACAGCAAAATTCTGGGAGCCGAGGTGGTTTCTTGGAGAGGACCTTAAGCTTGTACCGGTCGTTCAGCGGGCTAACGGGTCGGGACAACCACGTGACAAAGAGCGAAGATGAGGTGATACTAGTGAATCGCGTGCAGCCGGAAAGTTCTGCGGATGATCAGTTCTATCAGACGATGTTTCTGAAGTCAtcagaagatgatggagaaagaGAGAGTCATTTCTTTAAGATTTTTGATGTTGAATTCAATAAAGTAATGAGATTTTATAAGGAAAACGTTAAGGAAGTGACAGTGCAAGCAGAGGAGTTGAGCAAGCAGATGGATACACTCATCGCTTTAAGGATTATGGTGTATAAACCTTCAATGAGACAACATGGGAATCATCAAGAAATTGAGTCATCCGATGTGGCACGTGAATGTAAAAATCCTGCGAATCGAGGACATGAAGGTAAATGCAATATGGATTTTTGTTTGTTCTAAATGTTTTCTGAGGCTCAAAATTGTAAATGATGCCGTCTCTTTCCTATAGAAGATTCATCCATGAATGTGGTCCAAGAACTTGGGACAAGCTCGGAGAGCGCTTCCGAAGATGAACCAAAGGGTGCTGATAGAGATCAGCACAATACGCTTCTGGATCATGTAAAGATCAATATTGAATCAAATTTTCCCTGTCAACATTAAGAAGGGTCATCAAAAGGACAAAAAGATCAGACCTTACATTCAGAATTGAGGAACTAAGACAAGTTGAGGAAAAACTGAGACGGGTTTTCGTCGAATATTACCAGCAGCTAGGACTCCTAAAAAGATACCGGTGATGCATCTTCACCTGAAAAAACTATCATACTAAATTAATATCGAAAGGAGTTGAATTAACAAATTCTTAAAATGTGACATTTTATTGAATATGTTGGCATTCTCCAAGATCATGAAGAAATATGACAAGGTAAGTAGTTAGTTCACAGTAAATGAGGAAAATGTTTTCTGTTCACTGCACTTTACTCCACGATGGAGCTGTTTTCTTGCAGATCACTTCAAGAGCTGCTTCGAAAACTTATTTACTGATAATCGACAATTCGGATCTGGGAGGCTCTAATGAGGTTTGTATCCGAGTCTTTTTGGCAAAATAAAAGCATAATTTTGGCCTAACTTTTGTCTCTGTCCTGCAGGTAGACAAGCTCATGGGAAGAGTAGAGTCCACATTTGTCAAGTACTTCTCAAGTGGAAACCGAAGAAAAGGGGTGAAACTTTTAAGGCCAAGAAATAAAGTTGAGAGGCACAGAACAACGTTTACCCTTGGTAAGCAAGCGCGGAAGGAAAAGGGCGAACTCTctgtaaaagaaaataaaatgtcAACATTCTCTATGATTTCATTGCAAATTCTTTTGGAAAATTAGGTGATCCAATTAGTTTAACGAACTATTTACTCATCATCTTGTAGGTATACTAACTGGTTGCTCAGTGGCACTAGTCGTCAGCGTTATTGTCACAATACATGCAAGGGGACTTATTCAACACGAGGGAGGAGAGCAGTATATGAACATTATGTTTCCACTTTACAGGTATTATTTTTCAACCTCCGAGATAATAGAATGGATACCTCGAGACTACGAAACACTCAATCaatggccttatatgtgtagcTTGTTCGTCTTCATTTTCCTGCACATGTTCATGTATGGGATAAACACATACCTCTGGAGGCGATTCCGGGTGAACTACCCCTTCATTTTTGGACTTAAATCAGGTACAGAATTGGGATTCAGAGAGATCTTCCTACTTGCTTCCGCCCTTTCAGTACTCACTTTAGCAGCT
Proteins encoded:
- the LOC140882513 gene encoding phosphate transporter PHO1 homolog 10-like, yielding MKFGKDLASQMVQEWQKAYIDYKHLKKQLKNVSKSRQQNSGSRGGFLERTLSLYRSFSGLTGRDNHVTKSEDEVILVNRVQPESSADDQFYQTMFLKSSEDDGERESHFFKIFDVEFNKVMRFYKENVKEVTVQAEELSKQMDTLIALRIMVYKPSMRQHGNHQEIESSDVARECKNPANRGHEGKCNMDFCLF
- the LOC140883977 gene encoding transcription termination factor MTERF15, mitochondrial-like — its product is MATRDIIIRPLHQYIKRSAISITAPPFPNTNFQSFSVSAASHHSNLASLFQRYGFSPSQLPDFLRKNEFLLDSSPSEVEKSFKILLSMKPSQDFIVSTISSCPRVLELEFLKKWQKGFLQLQICNITTKAVKNVLQVAKKMGLSPDDVLECILYLKDLGISEGTIITILEEEPMILVSKRDEIMEKIEFLMGIGVRKKEIDRIICLFPGILGYGVENRLKPLFDEFDDLGFSLSEVKREVLRDPVVLELENGELTRCMELLRSLKCRMAIKERIFRSGEFRAGYEVKLRISCLREHGLTYRDAFGVLWKEPRVILYEIGEIEKKIEFLLQKMRFDLQCLVEVPEYLGLNLDKQIVPRFKVIDYLRANGGLGDEVRLRNLVKLSRLKFYNMYVKPYPELEKVYGRFSEEDQVRSRHPVGMWKLFRPQQYLESKDVAKNIE